A genomic stretch from Bosea sp. F3-2 includes:
- a CDS encoding helix-turn-helix transcriptional regulator produces the protein MKPELAQVNRHVGDRLRLLRGKMRLAQKDIALLLGVSHQQIGNYEDGSDRLTAGALFILSQRLGVDLHFFFEGLAQIPSADGFAEEPAADYGAEPAPPSESHRLDEAFARIRSRKLRLLAIRLVEAVAADGKGEAESKSADASQANP, from the coding sequence ATGAAACCGGAACTGGCTCAGGTAAATCGGCATGTGGGCGACCGCCTTCGGCTGCTTCGCGGCAAGATGAGGCTCGCTCAGAAGGACATCGCCCTCCTTCTCGGCGTTTCGCACCAGCAAATCGGAAACTACGAGGATGGATCTGATCGGCTGACCGCCGGTGCGCTCTTCATTCTCTCCCAGCGGCTCGGCGTTGATCTGCACTTCTTCTTCGAAGGCTTGGCTCAGATTCCATCGGCGGACGGCTTCGCCGAGGAGCCCGCGGCAGATTACGGGGCCGAGCCAGCGCCGCCATCGGAAAGCCACCGACTGGACGAGGCGTTCGCGCGCATCCGTTCGCGAAAACTGCGGCTGCTTGCGATCCGCCTGGTCGAGGCCGTCGCGGCCGATGGGAAAGGCGAGGCGGAAAGTAAGTCGGCCGACGCATCACAGGCCAATCCATAG
- a CDS encoding DUF72 domain-containing protein yields MAREAGKIHIGIGGWVYEPWRGAFYPKDLPQKRELEYAASKLTSIEVNGTYYGSQKPESFAKWREETPEDFVFALKGSRFCTNRRVLAEAGPSVEKFLTSGLTELRHKLGPINWQFMPTKKFDPADFEAFLKLLPKELDGISLRHAVEVRHDSFRTPDFIALLREYGVAAITSADADYTQIADVTAPFVYARIMGTQEAEPTGYSKTGLARWAKAAQDWAAGGVPEGLETVGPAAPKEKRDVFLYVISGGKVRNPAAAMELIARTKG; encoded by the coding sequence ATGGCGCGCGAAGCAGGAAAAATCCACATCGGCATCGGCGGCTGGGTCTACGAACCCTGGCGGGGAGCCTTCTATCCGAAGGACCTGCCGCAGAAGCGCGAGCTCGAATATGCCGCAAGCAAGCTGACCTCGATCGAGGTCAACGGCACCTATTACGGTTCGCAGAAGCCGGAGAGCTTCGCGAAATGGCGCGAGGAGACGCCAGAGGATTTCGTCTTCGCATTGAAGGGTTCGCGGTTCTGCACCAACCGGCGCGTGCTGGCGGAGGCCGGTCCCTCGGTCGAAAAATTCCTGACCAGCGGATTGACCGAGCTCAGGCACAAGCTCGGACCGATCAATTGGCAGTTCATGCCGACGAAGAAATTCGATCCCGCGGATTTCGAGGCGTTCCTCAAGCTGCTGCCCAAGGAGCTGGACGGCATCTCGCTGCGCCATGCCGTCGAGGTCAGGCATGACAGCTTCCGCACGCCTGATTTCATCGCGCTGCTGCGTGAGTATGGCGTTGCCGCCATCACCTCGGCCGATGCTGACTACACCCAGATCGCCGATGTGACGGCGCCCTTCGTCTATGCGCGGATCATGGGCACGCAGGAAGCTGAGCCGACGGGCTATTCCAAGACCGGCCTCGCGCGCTGGGCCAAGGCCGCGCAGGATTGGGCTGCCGGCGGGGTGCCGGAGGGGCTGGAGACGGTCGGGCCGGCGGCGCCCAAGGAGAAGCGCGACGTCTTCCTCTATGTCATCAGTGGCGGGAAGGTCCGTAATCCCGCGGCGGCGATGGAGCTGATCGCCAGAACCAAAGGTTGA
- a CDS encoding YbaK/EbsC family protein, with amino-acid sequence MSLQSVRAFFAEHAPDIAVIVTDESSATVPLAAAAHGVEPGQIAKTLSLRIGEEVVLVVTRGDARLDNRKAKAALGGKPRMLGQEEVEALTGHPVGGVCPFGLATPLKVYCDVSLKAFDIVVPAAGSTHSALRIAPQRMAELTEAEWVDVCQEVGAQEAVAAV; translated from the coding sequence GCCTTCTTCGCCGAACACGCTCCCGACATCGCCGTCATCGTGACCGATGAGAGCAGCGCCACCGTGCCGCTCGCTGCCGCGGCCCATGGCGTCGAGCCGGGCCAGATCGCCAAGACGCTCTCGCTGCGCATCGGCGAGGAGGTGGTGCTCGTCGTCACGCGCGGCGATGCGCGGCTCGACAACCGGAAGGCGAAGGCCGCGCTCGGCGGCAAGCCGCGCATGCTCGGCCAGGAAGAGGTCGAGGCCCTGACGGGACATCCGGTCGGCGGCGTCTGCCCCTTCGGCCTCGCCACGCCGCTCAAGGTCTATTGCGATGTCTCGCTGAAGGCCTTCGATATCGTCGTCCCGGCGGCAGGCTCGACCCATAGCGCGCTGCGCATCGCGCCGCAGCGCATGGCCGAGCTGACTGAGGCCGAATGGGTCGATGTCTGCCAGGAGGTCGGGGCGCAGGAAGCGGTCGCGGCCGTCTGA